TCGATCTCTACAGCCAACGCCTCCTGGAGGTCGTGCTGGCGTTCCCGGGGCTGATCCTGGCCACGATGCTGTTGCTGGTCATGGGCGCCGGGCTGCACACCGTCATCGTCGCCATCGCGGTCACCCGGGTGCCGTCCTGCACACGAGTGATCCGCGCCGTGGCCATCTCGACGAAGGAGATGGTGTTCATCGACGCAGCGCGCGTCTCGGGCGCCTCGACGTTCCGGATCATGTTCCGGCATATCGCGCCGGCCTGTGTCGCTCCGTTCCTGGTGATCTTCAGTGCCTCGTTGGGAATCGCGATCACGACAGAGGCGGCGCTCAGCTTCGTGGGCGTGGGCGTTCCTCCCCCGGCGCCGAGCTGGGGCACGATGCTGGCCGGCGCCGCTGTCGGAAAGTTCAATCCGCTCTGGTGGCTGGCGGTCTTTCCTGGGCTGGCCATCACGCTGACCGTATTGGCGATCAACCTGACCGGCGACAGCCTTCGAGACTTCCTGGACCCTCAGCTTCGACGCCGCGTCAGCTAAGCCAACACCGTGCTGAAGACTCCATGATGAGGCCTCTCCGGCGGTGTACTCACGCTGCTCCCAGCTACGCGTCACTGGCGGGCCGGCTACAATCGGCCTATCAGCCACCGCGTAGGAAGGGGAAGCGCATGGAGTACGTCCGCCGCGTAGACTTCGGAAAGTTCGATGCGGCTCCGAACGATCGGCTCTCGCAGGGCCTCATCGACCACGGCACCGGCGTCAGCACCTGCACCATCAACTACATCCAGACGCCAGTGGGTGGCGGCTCGCCGGCGGGCATGCACGTCCATGAGGTCGATCAGATCTTCTACGTGCTCAAGGGCGTCATGAGCATCGAGATCGAGGGCCAGCAGCACGAGTGCGGCCCCGGCTCGCTGATCGTGTTCCCGAAGGGAGTGCCGCACCGCAACTGGAACGGCGGCAGCGAGCCAACGGTGCACCTGGCGTTCAACACGCCGCAGCCGGACCCGGGCA
The Chloroflexota bacterium DNA segment above includes these coding regions:
- a CDS encoding ABC transporter permease; amino-acid sequence: MSEGAMLGEPNAVLESAPARMPLAADPVGPLPRGGRANSGLFARLGGQRVSGMTVVAVAVLFVIIVAALFAEQVAPYDPLAGNYSAIRKPPSAEYLLGTDDVGRDVLSRLIHGARTSLMVGFGAVLLGDLVGLIWGIASGYLGRRFDLYSQRLLEVVLAFPGLILATMLLLVMGAGLHTVIVAIAVTRVPSCTRVIRAVAISTKEMVFIDAARVSGASTFRIMFRHIAPACVAPFLVIFSASLGIAITTEAALSFVGVGVPPPAPSWGTMLAGAAVGKFNPLWWLAVFPGLAITLTVLAINLTGDSLRDFLDPQLRRRVS
- a CDS encoding cupin domain-containing protein, with the protein product MEYVRRVDFGKFDAAPNDRLSQGLIDHGTGVSTCTINYIQTPVGGGSPAGMHVHEVDQIFYVLKGVMSIEIEGQQHECGPGSLIVFPKGVPHRNWNGGSEPTVHLAFNTPQPDPGKPFATSV